The following proteins are co-located in the Pseudomonas fluorescens genome:
- the icd gene encoding NADP-dependent isocitrate dehydrogenase encodes MGYKKIQVPAVGDKITVNADHSLNVPDQPIIPYIEGDGIGVDISPVMIKVVDAAVEKAYGGKRKISWMEVYAGEKATQVYDQDTWLPQETLDAVRDYVVSIKGPLTTPVGGGIRSLNVALRQQLDLYVCLRPVRWFEGVPSPVKKPGDVDMTIFRENSEDIYAGIEWKAGSPEAIKVIKFLKEEMGVTKIRFDQDCGIGIKPVSLEGTKRLARKALQYVVDNDRDSLTIVHKGNIMKFTEGAFKEWAYEVAAEEFGATLLDGGPWMQFKNPKTGKNVVVKDAIADAMLQQILLRPAEYDVIATLNLNGDYLSDALAAEVGGIGIAPGANLSDTVAMFEATHGTAPKYAGKDQVNPGSLILSAEMMLRHMGWTEAADLIIKGTNGAISAKTVTYDFERLMEGAKLVSSSGFGDALISHM; translated from the coding sequence ATGGGATACAAGAAGATTCAGGTTCCGGCAGTCGGCGACAAAATCACCGTCAATGCAGACCATTCTCTCAATGTTCCTGACCAACCGATCATCCCTTATATAGAAGGCGACGGTATTGGCGTCGACATCAGCCCGGTGATGATCAAGGTGGTCGACGCAGCTGTTGAAAAGGCTTATGGCGGCAAGCGCAAAATCTCCTGGATGGAGGTTTATGCGGGCGAGAAGGCGACTCAAGTTTACGACCAGGACACCTGGCTGCCCCAGGAAACCCTGGATGCGGTCAGAGATTACGTGGTTTCCATCAAGGGTCCGCTGACCACGCCGGTTGGCGGCGGCATTCGTTCGTTGAACGTGGCCCTGCGTCAACAGCTCGACCTGTATGTGTGTCTGCGCCCGGTGCGTTGGTTCGAAGGCGTGCCCAGCCCGGTCAAGAAGCCTGGCGATGTCGACATGACCATCTTTCGTGAGAACTCCGAGGATATTTACGCCGGCATCGAGTGGAAGGCCGGTTCGCCGGAAGCGATCAAGGTGATCAAGTTCCTGAAGGAAGAGATGGGCGTCACCAAGATTCGTTTCGATCAGGATTGCGGCATTGGCATCAAGCCAGTGTCCCTGGAAGGTACCAAGCGTCTGGCGCGCAAAGCCCTGCAGTATGTCGTGGATAACGACCGCGACTCGCTGACGATCGTGCACAAGGGCAACATCATGAAGTTCACCGAAGGTGCCTTCAAGGAGTGGGCCTACGAGGTGGCGGCTGAAGAGTTCGGGGCGACACTGCTCGACGGCGGCCCGTGGATGCAGTTCAAAAACCCGAAAACCGGCAAGAATGTGGTGGTCAAGGATGCGATTGCCGATGCAATGCTCCAGCAGATCCTGTTGCGTCCGGCCGAATACGATGTAATCGCGACCCTCAACCTGAACGGCGACTACCTCTCCGACGCCTTGGCGGCGGAAGTGGGCGGCATCGGGATTGCCCCGGGGGCCAACCTCTCGGACACCGTGGCGATGTTTGAAGCCACCCACGGCACGGCGCCAAAATACGCAGGCAAAGACCAGGTCAACCCCGGTTCATTGATTCTGTCGGCGGAAATGATGCTGCGGCACATGGGGTGGACGGAGGCGGCTGACTTGATTATCAAGGGCACCAATGGCGCTATTTCGGCCAAGACCGTGACCTATGACTTCGAGCGCTTGATGGAGGGCGCCAAGCTGGTGTCGTCTTCGGGCTTCGGCGATGCGCTGATCTCACACATGTAA
- the clpS gene encoding ATP-dependent Clp protease adapter ClpS, whose amino-acid sequence MHAISQIRLTFNQDRPDQEHDDDGSAGIAVQEAKPALQAPPMYKVVLFNDDYTPMDFVVEVLEVFFNLNRELATKVMLAVHTEGRAVCGVFTRDIAETKAMQVNQYARESQHPLLCEIEKDG is encoded by the coding sequence ATGCATGCAATCAGCCAGATTCGACTAACATTCAATCAGGATCGCCCGGATCAGGAACACGATGACGACGGTTCTGCAGGCATTGCTGTTCAGGAGGCTAAGCCTGCTCTACAGGCGCCGCCGATGTACAAGGTGGTTTTGTTCAATGATGACTACACACCGATGGATTTCGTGGTCGAAGTGCTCGAGGTGTTTTTTAACCTGAACCGCGAGTTGGCGACCAAGGTAATGCTGGCCGTTCACACAGAAGGACGGGCAGTATGTGGAGTGTTTACCCGCGACATCGCCGAGACAAAGGCCATGCAGGTCAACCAGTACGCCAGGGAAAGCCAGCATCCGCTACTCTGTGAAATCGAGAAGGACGGTTAA
- the infA gene encoding translation initiation factor IF-1 — translation MSKEDSFEMEGTVVDTLPNTMFRVELENGHVVTAHISGKMRKNYIRILTGDKVRVELTPYDLSKGRITYRAR, via the coding sequence ATGTCGAAAGAAGACAGCTTCGAAATGGAAGGCACTGTCGTCGACACCCTGCCCAACACCATGTTTCGTGTGGAGTTGGAAAATGGGCACGTCGTAACCGCGCATATCTCCGGCAAGATGCGCAAGAATTACATTCGTATTCTTACCGGTGACAAAGTGCGCGTCGAGCTGACGCCCTATGACTTGAGCAAAGGGCGCATCACTTACCGCGCTCGTTAA
- the clpA gene encoding ATP-dependent Clp protease ATP-binding subunit ClpA — protein sequence MLNRELEVTLNLAFKEARSKRHEFMTVEHLLLALLDNEAAATVLRACGANLDKLKHDLQEFIDSTTPLIPVHDEDRETQPTLGFQRVLQRAVFHVQSSGKREVTGANVLVAIFSEQESQAVFLLKQQSVARIDVVNYIAHGISKVPGHGDHSEGEQDMQDDEGGESSSSGNPLDAYASNLNELARQGRIDPLVGRELEVERVAQILARRRKNNPLLVGEAGVGKTAIAEGLAKRIVDNQVPDLLANSVVYSLDLGALLAGTKYRGDFEKRFKALLGELKKRPQAILFIDEIHTIIGAGAASGGVMDASNLLKPLLSSGDIRCIGSTTFQEFRGIFEKDRALARRFQKVDVSEPSVEDTIGILRGLKGRFEAHHGIEYTDEALRAAAELASRYINDRHMPDKAIDVIDEAGAYQRLQPVEKRVKRIDVPQVEDIVAKIARIPPKHVNSSDKELLRNLERDLKLTVFGQDAAIDALSTAIKLSRAGLKSPDKPVGSFLFAGPTGVGKTEAARQLAKAMGIELVRFDMSEYMERHTVSRLIGAPPGYVGFDQGGLLTEAITKQPHCVLLLDEIEKAHPEVFNLLLQVMDHGTLTDNNGRKADFRNVIVIMTTNAGAETAARASIGFTHQDHSSDAMEVIKKSFTPEFRNRLDTIIQFGRLSHEVIKSVVDKFLTELQAQLEDKRVQLDVTDAARNWLAQGGYDSAMGARPMARLIQDKIKRPLAEEILFGELSDHGGVVHIDLKDGELTFEFETTAEMA from the coding sequence ATGTTAAACCGCGAGCTCGAAGTCACCCTCAATCTTGCCTTCAAGGAGGCTCGTTCGAAGCGTCATGAATTCATGACCGTCGAACACCTGCTGCTGGCACTTTTGGATAACGAAGCTGCCGCCACCGTTCTGCGTGCGTGCGGCGCCAACCTCGACAAACTCAAGCATGACCTGCAGGAGTTTATCGACTCCACCACGCCACTGATCCCCGTGCATGACGAGGACCGTGAGACTCAGCCGACGCTGGGCTTTCAGCGGGTATTGCAGCGTGCTGTGTTCCACGTACAGAGCTCCGGTAAGCGTGAAGTCACAGGCGCCAACGTGCTTGTGGCGATTTTCAGCGAACAGGAAAGTCAGGCAGTGTTCCTGCTTAAACAGCAGAGCGTTGCCCGTATTGATGTCGTCAACTACATCGCCCACGGTATCTCCAAAGTGCCAGGGCACGGCGATCATTCCGAGGGTGAGCAGGATATGCAGGATGACGAGGGTGGTGAGTCTTCCTCTTCGGGCAATCCACTGGATGCCTATGCCAGCAACCTTAACGAACTGGCGCGCCAGGGGCGGATCGATCCGCTGGTGGGGCGTGAGCTTGAGGTCGAGCGTGTAGCGCAGATCCTCGCTCGTCGTCGCAAGAACAATCCGTTGCTGGTGGGTGAGGCGGGCGTGGGTAAAACCGCAATCGCCGAAGGCCTGGCCAAGCGCATTGTTGATAACCAGGTGCCTGACTTGCTGGCCAACAGCGTCGTCTACTCCCTTGATCTCGGGGCGTTGCTCGCCGGGACCAAGTACCGTGGCGATTTCGAGAAGCGCTTCAAGGCGCTGCTCGGTGAGCTGAAAAAACGCCCGCAAGCGATCCTGTTTATCGACGAGATCCACACCATCATTGGTGCCGGCGCGGCATCCGGTGGGGTGATGGATGCCTCGAATCTACTGAAGCCGTTGTTGTCGTCGGGTGATATCCGCTGCATTGGCTCGACCACGTTCCAGGAATTTCGCGGGATCTTCGAAAAAGACCGTGCCCTGGCGCGTCGTTTCCAGAAAGTCGACGTCTCCGAGCCTTCGGTTGAAGACACCATCGGCATCCTGCGCGGGCTCAAGGGGCGTTTTGAGGCGCACCATGGCATCGAGTACACCGATGAAGCGTTGCGCGCGGCCGCTGAGCTGGCGTCGCGCTACATCAATGATCGCCACATGCCGGACAAGGCGATCGACGTGATCGACGAAGCAGGGGCCTACCAGCGCCTGCAGCCGGTCGAGAAACGCGTGAAGCGCATCGACGTGCCTCAAGTCGAGGACATCGTGGCGAAGATCGCGCGGATTCCGCCTAAGCACGTCAACAGTTCCGACAAGGAGCTGCTGCGTAATCTGGAGCGTGACCTCAAGCTGACCGTGTTCGGACAGGATGCGGCCATCGACGCGCTGTCCACGGCGATCAAGTTGTCGCGTGCGGGCCTCAAGTCGCCGGACAAGCCGGTCGGTTCGTTCCTGTTTGCAGGCCCTACCGGCGTCGGCAAGACCGAAGCGGCGCGGCAGTTGGCCAAGGCCATGGGGATCGAGCTGGTGCGCTTCGACATGTCCGAATACATGGAGCGCCACACCGTGTCGCGCCTGATCGGTGCGCCTCCAGGCTATGTCGGGTTCGATCAGGGCGGTCTGCTGACCGAAGCGATCACCAAGCAGCCGCATTGCGTATTGCTGCTCGATGAAATCGAGAAGGCCCACCCGGAAGTCTTCAACCTGCTACTGCAGGTCATGGACCACGGGACCCTGACCGACAACAACGGGCGCAAGGCGGACTTCCGCAACGTCATCGTGATAATGACCACCAACGCCGGTGCTGAAACCGCTGCGCGAGCCTCTATCGGCTTTACGCATCAGGATCACTCTTCGGATGCGATGGAAGTGATCAAGAAGAGCTTCACGCCGGAATTCCGCAACCGTCTGGACACCATTATCCAGTTTGGTCGCCTCAGCCATGAGGTTATCAAAAGCGTGGTGGACAAGTTCCTTACCGAGCTTCAGGCGCAGCTGGAAGACAAGCGCGTGCAGCTGGACGTGACGGACGCAGCGCGCAATTGGCTGGCGCAGGGTGGCTACGATTCGGCAATGGGCGCTCGCCCAATGGCGCGTCTGATCCAGGACAAGATCAAGCGGCCACTGGCCGAAGAGATCCTGTTCGGCGAGCTTTCCGACCATGGCGGTGTGGTGCACATCGACTTGAAGGACGGCGAGTTGACCTTCGAGTTCGAAACCACGGCCGAGATGGCCTGA
- the aat gene encoding leucyl/phenylalanyl-tRNA--protein transferase gives MLTWLQRDSLTFPPLAKAMREPNGLLAAGGDLSAERLVQAYRHGCFPWFSEGQPILWWSPDPRTVIFPDELHVSRSLGKLLRQQRYTVTFDQDFAAVIQACAAPRSYADGTWITEGIQHAYLELHQRGYAHSVEVWDQGQLVGGLYGLAMGQLFFGESMFSRADNASKFGFATLTRQLQAWGFVLIDCQMPNDHLHSLGARAIPRTDFAEFLRKHLDQRSSGPWVS, from the coding sequence ATGCTGACCTGGTTGCAACGCGATTCGCTGACTTTTCCGCCACTGGCCAAGGCCATGCGCGAACCCAATGGCTTGCTCGCCGCCGGTGGCGACCTGTCGGCCGAACGACTGGTCCAGGCCTATCGCCATGGCTGCTTTCCGTGGTTCTCAGAGGGCCAACCCATTCTCTGGTGGTCTCCGGACCCGCGCACGGTGATATTCCCCGACGAACTGCATGTTTCGCGCAGCCTCGGCAAATTATTGCGCCAGCAGCGGTATACCGTGACATTCGACCAGGACTTCGCTGCCGTCATCCAGGCGTGTGCCGCGCCGCGCAGCTATGCCGACGGCACGTGGATCACCGAAGGCATCCAGCACGCCTACCTGGAGCTGCACCAGCGTGGCTACGCGCACTCGGTGGAGGTTTGGGATCAAGGGCAGCTGGTCGGTGGCCTGTACGGCCTGGCAATGGGCCAACTATTTTTTGGCGAGTCCATGTTCAGCCGCGCCGACAATGCCTCCAAATTCGGCTTTGCCACACTCACCCGTCAGCTCCAGGCCTGGGGTTTTGTGCTGATCGACTGCCAGATGCCCAATGATCACCTGCACAGCCTTGGCGCCCGCGCCATACCGCGCACTGATTTCGCTGAGTTTCTGCGCAAGCATTTGGACCAACGCAGCTCTGGACCGTGGGTTTCCTAG
- the mnmA gene encoding tRNA 2-thiouridine(34) synthase MnmA: MRDPAPSDTQKKRVIVGMSGGVDSSVSAVLLMEQGYEVEGLFMKNWEEDDGTEYCTAMDDLADAQAVCDKIGIKLHTANFAAEYWDNVFEHFLAEYRAGRTPNPDILCNREIKFKAFLDYAMILGADLIATGHYVRRRDIEGHTELLKGLDPNKDQSYFLHAVGGEQIAKTLFPVGELEKPEVRRIAEKHGLATAKKKDSTGICFIGERRFSDFLKQYLPAQPGEIKTTEGDVIGRHHGLMYHTIGQRQGLGIGGLKDAGEEPWYVLIKDLEHNVLIVGQGNEHPLLFSGALLASEIYWVNPVDLSTPRRLTAKVRYRQSDQPCTLEKTATGYRATFDDPQRAVTPGQSVVFYDGEICLGGGVIEVAEPWSNPA; encoded by the coding sequence ATGCGTGATCCAGCCCCTTCTGACACACAAAAGAAGCGCGTCATCGTCGGCATGTCCGGCGGCGTGGATTCTTCCGTTTCCGCCGTTCTGCTCATGGAGCAGGGTTATGAGGTGGAAGGCCTGTTCATGAAGAACTGGGAAGAAGACGATGGAACGGAATATTGCACCGCCATGGACGACCTGGCGGACGCCCAGGCCGTGTGCGACAAGATCGGCATCAAGCTGCACACTGCCAACTTCGCAGCCGAGTACTGGGACAACGTGTTCGAGCACTTCCTGGCCGAATACAGGGCAGGTCGCACGCCGAACCCGGACATCCTGTGTAACCGCGAAATCAAGTTCAAGGCGTTCCTCGACTACGCCATGATCCTTGGCGCCGACCTGATCGCCACAGGCCACTACGTGCGCCGTCGCGACATCGAGGGTCACACCGAACTGCTTAAAGGCCTGGACCCGAACAAGGACCAGAGCTACTTCCTGCATGCCGTCGGCGGCGAACAGATCGCCAAGACCCTGTTCCCGGTCGGCGAGCTGGAAAAACCCGAAGTGCGCAGGATTGCCGAGAAACACGGCCTGGCCACCGCCAAGAAAAAGGACTCCACTGGGATCTGCTTTATCGGTGAGCGCCGTTTCAGTGATTTCCTCAAGCAGTACCTGCCGGCACAACCGGGCGAGATCAAGACGACGGAAGGCGACGTCATCGGCCGTCACCATGGCCTGATGTACCACACCATCGGTCAGCGCCAGGGCCTGGGTATCGGCGGCTTGAAAGACGCCGGCGAAGAGCCGTGGTACGTGCTGATCAAGGATCTGGAGCACAACGTGCTGATCGTCGGCCAGGGCAATGAACACCCACTGCTGTTCTCCGGCGCCCTGCTCGCTTCGGAGATCTATTGGGTCAACCCTGTCGACCTGAGCACTCCGCGCCGCCTGACCGCCAAAGTGCGCTATCGCCAGAGTGATCAGCCCTGCACCCTGGAAAAAACCGCCACCGGCTATCGTGCCACCTTTGATGACCCGCAACGCGCGGTCACCCCAGGCCAGTCCGTGGTGTTCTATGACGGCGAAATTTGCCTGGGCGGCGGCGTGATTGAAGTCGCCGAGCCCTGGAGCAACCCGGCATGA
- the hflD gene encoding high frequency lysogenization protein HflD gives MSPTQEQLTALGGVFLAAVLVDKIAKTGQVTEAGLTCMLGSLLIRDPKDTLEVYGGDDLALREGYRALIGALERDPSTLQREPLRYALSMLGLERQLAKREDMLETIGKRLPQIQSQVEHFGPAHENVIAACGALYQDTLSTLRQRIQVHGDMRNLQQPNNASKIRALLLAGIRSARLWRQLGGHRWQLVISRRKLLKELYPLMRNE, from the coding sequence ATGAGCCCGACCCAGGAGCAATTGACGGCGCTTGGCGGGGTTTTCCTCGCTGCCGTGCTGGTCGACAAGATCGCCAAGACCGGCCAGGTCACCGAAGCCGGCCTGACCTGCATGCTCGGCAGCTTGCTGATCCGCGATCCCAAGGACACCCTGGAAGTCTATGGCGGTGACGATTTGGCGCTGCGCGAAGGTTATCGCGCGCTGATCGGCGCGCTGGAGCGCGACCCGAGCACCTTGCAGCGCGAGCCATTGCGCTATGCGCTGTCGATGCTCGGCCTTGAACGCCAACTGGCCAAACGCGAAGACATGCTGGAAACCATCGGCAAACGCCTGCCGCAGATTCAGTCCCAGGTGGAACACTTCGGCCCGGCCCACGAAAACGTGATTGCCGCTTGCGGCGCGCTGTATCAGGACACCTTGAGCACCTTGCGCCAGCGAATCCAGGTACACGGCGACATGCGCAACCTGCAGCAACCCAATAACGCCTCGAAAATCCGCGCCCTGCTCCTGGCCGGTATTCGCTCGGCACGGTTGTGGCGGCAGTTGGGCGGCCATCGCTGGCAACTGGTGATCAGTCGTCGCAAATTGCTCAAAGAGCTTTACCCGTTGATGCGCAACGAATAA
- the cspD gene encoding cold shock domain-containing protein CspD has translation MSGVKINGKVKWFNNAKGYGFINAEGKPDEDLFAHYSAITMDGYKTLKAGQAVSFETIEGPKGLHAVNIDTVNAVVHEKPATPAAKKEKKVVA, from the coding sequence ATGTCTGGCGTCAAGATCAATGGCAAGGTCAAATGGTTCAATAATGCCAAAGGGTACGGGTTCATTAACGCGGAAGGGAAACCCGACGAAGATCTTTTTGCGCATTACTCGGCAATTACCATGGATGGATACAAGACGCTGAAAGCAGGCCAAGCAGTCAGTTTTGAAACGATCGAAGGACCGAAAGGACTGCACGCAGTGAACATCGATACAGTGAACGCCGTAGTACACGAAAAACCCGCAACCCCAGCTGCTAAAAAAGAAAAGAAAGTCGTGGCCTGA
- a CDS encoding NADP-dependent isocitrate dehydrogenase, producing MPTRSKIIYTFTDEAPALATYSLLPIVEAFTASADIAVETRDISLAARILASFPEQLGTQAIPDHLAELGDLAVTPEANIIKLPNISASTPQLQAAIKELQAQGYALPDYPETVTTDAEKETRARYDKVKGSAVNPVLREGNSDRRAPLSVKNYARKHPHKMGAWAADSKSHVAHMSNGDFYGSEKAVQIEAADAVKIELVAKDGTATVLKEKTSVQAGEIIDTAVLSKKALRSFIAAEIEDAKKQGVLLSVHLKATMMKVSDPIMFGQIVAEFYKDALAKHAAVLEQIGFNLNNGIGDLYARIKALPADQQAQIEADIQAVYAARPSLAMVNSDKGITNLHVPSDVIVDASMPAMIRDSGKMWGTDGQLHDTKAVIPDRCYATIYQAVIEDCKAHGAFDPTTMGSVPNVGLMAKKAEEYGSHDKTFQIKADGVVRVTDSKGTLLMEQAVEAGDIFRMCQTKDAPIQDWVKLAVNRARASNTPAIFWLDPQRAHDGVVVEKVQAYLKDHNTEGLDIRIMSPVDAMKFTLERTRKGQDTISVTGNVLRDYLTDLFPIMELGTSAKMLSIVPLMNGGGLFETGAGGSAPKHVQQLVEENFLRWDSLGEFLALAASLEHLGVTYNNPKALVLSKTLDQATGQFLDNNKSPSRKVGNIDNRGSHFYLALYWAQALAAQTEDTALQAQFGELAKTLSGNEATIVAELNAVQGKPVDIGGYYAPNPELTSKAMRPSTTLNAAIAKLK from the coding sequence ATGCCCACCCGCTCGAAGATCATCTACACCTTCACCGACGAAGCCCCAGCCCTCGCCACCTATTCACTGCTGCCTATCGTAGAGGCCTTCACCGCTTCCGCTGATATTGCTGTGGAAACCCGCGACATCTCCCTCGCCGCGCGCATCCTCGCAAGCTTCCCCGAGCAACTGGGTACCCAGGCTATCCCGGACCACCTCGCCGAACTGGGCGACCTGGCCGTTACACCTGAAGCCAACATCATCAAGCTGCCTAACATCAGCGCCTCGACCCCTCAGCTGCAAGCTGCGATCAAGGAACTGCAGGCCCAGGGCTACGCCCTGCCGGACTACCCGGAAACCGTAACCACCGACGCGGAAAAAGAAACCCGTGCACGTTACGACAAGGTCAAGGGCAGCGCCGTGAACCCGGTCCTGCGCGAAGGCAACTCCGACCGCCGCGCACCGCTGTCGGTCAAGAACTACGCCCGCAAGCACCCGCACAAAATGGGCGCCTGGGCTGCGGACTCCAAATCGCACGTCGCTCACATGAGCAACGGCGACTTCTACGGCAGCGAAAAAGCCGTACAGATCGAAGCCGCTGACGCTGTGAAGATCGAGCTGGTCGCCAAAGACGGCACCGCGACCGTTCTGAAAGAGAAGACCTCGGTACAAGCCGGCGAAATCATCGACACGGCCGTGCTGAGCAAGAAAGCCCTGCGCAGCTTCATCGCCGCTGAAATCGAAGACGCCAAGAAACAAGGCGTGCTGCTGTCGGTTCACCTGAAAGCCACCATGATGAAGGTTTCCGACCCGATCATGTTCGGCCAGATTGTTGCCGAGTTCTATAAAGATGCCCTGGCCAAGCACGCTGCCGTGCTGGAGCAGATCGGCTTCAACCTGAACAACGGCATCGGCGACCTGTACGCTCGCATCAAGGCATTGCCTGCCGATCAGCAAGCGCAGATCGAAGCTGACATTCAGGCGGTCTACGCCGCTCGCCCTTCCCTGGCGATGGTCAACTCCGACAAAGGCATCACCAACCTGCACGTGCCGAGCGACGTGATCGTCGACGCCTCGATGCCGGCCATGATCCGTGACTCCGGCAAAATGTGGGGCACCGACGGCCAGCTGCACGACACCAAGGCGGTGATCCCGGATCGCTGCTACGCCACCATCTACCAAGCCGTCATCGAAGACTGCAAGGCGCATGGCGCTTTCGACCCAACCACCATGGGCAGCGTGCCAAACGTTGGCCTGATGGCGAAGAAAGCCGAAGAGTACGGCTCCCACGACAAGACCTTCCAGATCAAGGCTGACGGCGTCGTCCGCGTCACCGACAGCAAGGGCACCCTGCTGATGGAACAGGCTGTTGAAGCCGGCGACATCTTCCGCATGTGCCAGACCAAAGACGCGCCGATCCAGGACTGGGTCAAACTGGCCGTCAACCGTGCCCGCGCCAGCAACACCCCAGCGATTTTCTGGCTGGACCCACAGCGCGCGCACGACGGCGTCGTGGTTGAGAAAGTTCAGGCTTACCTGAAAGACCACAACACCGAAGGCCTGGACATCCGCATCATGTCGCCGGTCGACGCGATGAAGTTCACCCTGGAGCGTACCCGCAAGGGCCAGGACACCATCTCGGTGACCGGCAACGTACTGCGCGACTACCTGACTGACCTGTTCCCGATCATGGAACTGGGCACCAGCGCCAAGATGCTGTCGATCGTACCGCTGATGAACGGTGGCGGCCTGTTCGAAACCGGCGCCGGCGGTTCGGCTCCAAAGCACGTGCAACAGCTGGTGGAAGAGAACTTCCTGCGCTGGGATTCCCTGGGCGAGTTCCTGGCCCTGGCCGCTTCCCTTGAGCATTTGGGTGTGACTTACAACAACCCGAAAGCCCTGGTGCTGTCCAAGACCCTGGACCAGGCCACCGGCCAGTTCCTCGACAACAACAAGTCGCCATCGCGCAAAGTCGGCAACATCGACAACCGCGGCAGCCACTTCTACCTGGCGCTGTACTGGGCTCAAGCCCTGGCCGCCCAGACCGAAGACACTGCACTGCAAGCGCAGTTCGGCGAACTGGCTAAAACCCTGAGCGGAAACGAGGCGACGATCGTTGCCGAGCTGAACGCCGTACAGGGCAAGCCAGTGGACATCGGCGGCTACTACGCGCCGAACCCGGAGCTGACCAGCAAAGCCATGCGCCCAAGCACCACCCTCAACGCGGCCATTGCCAAGTTGAAGTAA
- a CDS encoding arginyltransferase, with amino-acid sequence MTELARLKFYATQAHSCSYLPDEQATTLFLDPSQPMDVHVYADLSEMGFRRSGDHLYRPHCQNCNACVPARIPVAQFLPDRNQKRILKRNADLTVTATKPHFSEEYFDLYQRYIEQRHADGDMFPPSRDQFSTFLVRDLPFCRFYEFRLDGRLLAVAVTDLLPNGLSAVYTFYEPMEERRSLGRFAILWQIGEALRLELEAVYLGYWIKNCKKMNYKTQYRPIELLINQRWVTLN; translated from the coding sequence ATGACCGAGCTGGCGCGCTTGAAGTTTTATGCCACTCAAGCTCACTCCTGTAGCTATCTGCCCGACGAGCAGGCAACGACGCTGTTCCTCGACCCCAGCCAGCCCATGGATGTGCATGTGTATGCCGACCTTTCAGAGATGGGTTTTCGGCGTAGCGGCGATCACCTGTACCGGCCGCATTGCCAGAACTGCAATGCCTGCGTACCGGCACGCATCCCGGTCGCGCAGTTTTTGCCGGACCGCAACCAGAAACGCATCCTCAAGCGCAATGCCGACCTGACAGTCACCGCCACCAAGCCACACTTCAGCGAAGAATATTTCGATCTTTACCAGCGCTACATCGAACAGCGTCATGCCGACGGCGACATGTTTCCGCCCAGCCGCGATCAGTTTTCGACATTCCTGGTGCGCGACCTGCCCTTCTGCCGCTTTTACGAATTCCGCCTCGACGGGCGCCTGCTCGCGGTCGCCGTGACCGACCTGCTGCCCAATGGCCTGTCGGCGGTGTACACCTTCTATGAACCCATGGAAGAACGTCGCAGCCTCGGGCGCTTCGCCATTCTCTGGCAAATCGGCGAAGCCTTGCGCCTGGAACTGGAAGCGGTGTACCTCGGATACTGGATCAAGAACTGCAAAAAGATGAACTACAAGACCCAATATCGGCCCATTGAGCTACTGATTAATCAAAGATGGGTAACGCTTAACTAG
- a CDS encoding NUDIX hydrolase yields the protein MTWQPHITVATLVEDNGRFLMVEELKGGRAVLNQPAGHLDPNETLTEAAVRETLEETGWDVEATGIVGIYLYTAPSNGVTYQRVCFTAKALKHHPEYQLDDGIIRARWLTRDELMAVRDDWRSELIIRCIDDYLAGQRHSLELIRPSL from the coding sequence ATGACCTGGCAACCCCACATCACCGTCGCCACCCTCGTCGAAGACAACGGCCGCTTCCTGATGGTCGAAGAACTCAAGGGCGGGCGCGCCGTGCTCAACCAGCCCGCCGGCCACCTGGACCCGAACGAAACCCTGACCGAAGCCGCCGTACGCGAGACCCTCGAAGAAACCGGTTGGGACGTCGAAGCCACCGGCATTGTCGGCATTTACCTGTACACCGCGCCCAGCAATGGTGTGACCTACCAGCGCGTGTGCTTCACCGCCAAGGCCCTCAAACACCACCCGGAGTATCAACTGGACGACGGCATCATCCGCGCCCGCTGGCTCACCCGTGACGAGCTGATGGCCGTGCGCGACGACTGGCGCAGCGAGCTGATCATCCGCTGTATCGATGATTATTTGGCCGGCCAGCGCCACAGTCTCGAATTGATCCGCCCTTCTCTTTAG